From one Candidatus Aenigmatarchaeota archaeon genomic stretch:
- a CDS encoding class I SAM-dependent methyltransferase → MRLYRDLFRLENIRRYSFELTLIKEIIEILVRYPYILKIEGHLGLREGAFLFRCASRISENGVAVEIGSFKGRSTMFIATGLKKIPGSKLFAIDTFEGSEMPDWARGDSKDIFSEFLKNTEKLKDVIVPIKGRSQDVVKNWDKEIDFLWIDGDHSYEGCYTDIINWVPFVKIGGIVAFHDYPNASGVNKAVNEIFKRKFEGSENGRVCLIYWAKKGNQK, encoded by the coding sequence ATGAGATTATATAGAGATCTTTTTAGATTAGAGAATATAAGGAGGTATAGTTTTGAACTGACACTGATTAAAGAGATTATAGAGATACTTGTTAGATATCCTTATATATTAAAGATTGAAGGTCATCTTGGACTAAGAGAGGGAGCTTTTCTTTTTAGATGCGCATCGCGTATCTCAGAAAATGGAGTTGCTGTTGAGATAGGTTCGTTTAAAGGTAGATCAACAATGTTCATAGCCACGGGTTTGAAGAAGATCCCCGGATCGAAACTTTTTGCTATTGATACATTTGAAGGTTCTGAGATGCCAGATTGGGCAAGGGGTGATAGTAAAGATATATTTTCGGAGTTTCTCAAAAACACGGAAAAACTAAAAGATGTTATTGTCCCGATAAAGGGAAGATCTCAGGATGTAGTAAAGAATTGGGATAAGGAAATAGACTTTTTGTGGATTGATGGAGATCATTCATACGAGGGATGTTATACCGATATAATAAACTGGGTACCTTTTGTGAAAATTGGAGGAATTGTTGCCTTCCATGATTATCCTAACGCTTCTGGAGTTAACAAGGCAGTAAATGAAATATTCAAAAGGAAATTCGAAGGATCAGAAAATGGGAGAGTTTGTCTAATATATTGGGCTAAAAAAGGTAATCAAAAATAA